Proteins encoded within one genomic window of Synechococcus sp. PCC 7335:
- the fabF gene encoding beta-ketoacyl-ACP synthase II, with amino-acid sequence MADLEDKQERKRVVVTGMGAITPIGNTLADYWQGLLESKNGIGLVTAFDASAHASQIAGEVKGFDPLDYMDRKDVKRAARFAHFAIAASKQAIADATLKITDLNAEQIGVMIGTGIGGIQVMEEQQEIYLNKGPSRCSPFMIPMMIANMAAGLTAIQTGAKGPNSCSVTACAAGSNAIGDAFRLVQNGYAQAMICGGTESAVTPLTFAGFSSMRAMSTRNDDPTHASRPFDQDRDGFVLGEGAGILILEELEHALSRGARIYAEIVGYGMSCDAYHMTGIAPGGEGAVRAIRHALKDGNLSPDEVSYINAHGTSTPVNDPNETAAIKTVLGQHAYNITVSSTKSMTGHLLGGSGGIEGVAAVMAVANDRVPPTINLETPDPDCDLDYVPAQSREQEVTVALSNSFGFGGHNVTLAFKKFQEIQ; translated from the coding sequence ATGGCTGATTTAGAAGATAAGCAAGAACGAAAGCGGGTTGTTGTCACAGGTATGGGCGCAATTACGCCGATTGGCAATACGCTAGCTGATTATTGGCAGGGGCTGCTGGAGAGCAAGAACGGCATTGGCCTAGTGACGGCATTTGATGCTTCTGCGCATGCTAGTCAGATCGCCGGCGAAGTCAAAGGTTTTGACCCGCTCGACTATATGGACCGTAAGGATGTGAAGCGAGCGGCGCGGTTTGCTCATTTTGCGATCGCCGCTAGCAAACAAGCGATCGCCGATGCCACCCTAAAGATCACCGATCTAAACGCTGAACAAATCGGTGTAATGATCGGCACTGGTATTGGGGGTATTCAGGTGATGGAAGAGCAGCAAGAGATCTATTTAAACAAAGGTCCTAGCCGCTGTAGTCCATTCATGATTCCGATGATGATTGCTAACATGGCCGCTGGCCTGACTGCGATTCAAACCGGTGCAAAGGGCCCTAACTCCTGTTCTGTGACCGCGTGCGCTGCGGGTTCAAATGCTATTGGAGATGCCTTTCGTCTAGTTCAAAACGGCTACGCCCAGGCCATGATTTGCGGTGGCACCGAGTCTGCCGTTACGCCTTTGACCTTCGCGGGCTTTTCTTCTATGCGAGCAATGTCTACTCGCAACGACGATCCTACTCATGCTAGTCGTCCCTTTGACCAGGATCGAGATGGCTTTGTCCTGGGTGAAGGGGCAGGCATCTTAATCTTAGAAGAGCTAGAACATGCGCTGAGCCGAGGCGCTCGTATCTATGCGGAGATCGTCGGTTACGGTATGAGCTGTGATGCCTATCACATGACCGGTATCGCACCGGGTGGTGAAGGCGCAGTGCGAGCTATCCGTCACGCTCTAAAAGATGGCAATCTGTCACCGGATGAAGTGAGCTATATCAATGCTCACGGCACTAGCACCCCAGTCAACGATCCGAACGAGACTGCCGCGATTAAGACCGTCCTTGGCCAGCATGCCTACAACATCACCGTAAGTTCGACCAAAAGTATGACGGGCCACCTACTAGGTGGATCAGGTGGTATCGAGGGCGTGGCAGCAGTTATGGCTGTTGCTAATGATAGAGTGCCGCCTACAATCAACCTAGAAACCCCCGACCCGGACTGCGATTTAGACTACGTTCCTGCTCAGAGCCGTGAGCAAGAGGTCACTGTAGCGCTCTCAAATTCCTTTGGCTTTGGAGGGCATAACGTTACCCTCGCTTTCAAGAAATTTCAAGAAATACAGTGA
- the acpP gene encoding acyl carrier protein, with translation MSEEILGKVQKIVSEQLGVDEAEVKPEASFANDLGADSLDTVELVMALEEEFDIEIPDEAAESITTVESAVEFIEKAQA, from the coding sequence ATGAGTGAAGAGATTTTAGGGAAAGTTCAGAAGATCGTTTCTGAACAGCTCGGTGTAGACGAAGCGGAAGTAAAACCGGAAGCTAGCTTTGCTAACGACTTAGGGGCTGACTCTTTAGATACCGTTGAGCTAGTTATGGCGCTAGAAGAAGAATTCGATATTGAAATTCCTGATGAGGCAGCTGAGAGTATCACAACCGTGGAATCGGCAGTTGAATTTATCGAAAAGGCACAGGCATAA
- the psaC gene encoding photosystem I iron-sulfur center protein PsaC, producing MSHSVKIYDTCIGCTQCVRACPTDVLEMVPWDGCRAGQIAASPRTEDCVGCKRCETACPTDFLSIRVYLGAETSRSMGLAY from the coding sequence ATGTCTCATTCAGTCAAAATTTACGATACCTGTATTGGTTGTACGCAGTGCGTCCGTGCCTGCCCTACCGATGTTTTAGAGATGGTGCCTTGGGATGGTTGCCGGGCTGGGCAGATCGCTGCCTCTCCCCGCACAGAAGATTGTGTTGGCTGCAAGCGTTGCGAAACAGCTTGTCCAACCGACTTTCTAAGCATCCGTGTTTATTTAGGTGCAGAGACCAGTCGGAGCATGGGTTTAGCTTACTAG
- a CDS encoding ABC transporter permease, producing the protein MLLRPKSVLKSLARTDYLFQETFRGLQRGGWMNWAAISTMTVLLFLFGTSLQVSWQVEGMLNQFGSQLVISTYLESGVGADTLTEQVSQLPGVVSVEAVSREQAWSQLTSDLGLSNISNAIDQLNGNPLVDELKVKARDTQQVPQLAATLKNLPGVDEVLYVSEMIQQLRDLNIGLQWASLVVVSLLSIAATTVVTTTIRLIAIARRQEIEVMQLVGATRIWIYLPFLIQGAVFGIIGAGGAWGLLLAAQQGLRSVSTGNGQPSFIEFLANGLQLSSHQWMVLPCSLVLLGTGLGVLGSLLAVEKAVAAR; encoded by the coding sequence ATGCTCTTGCGCCCAAAATCTGTGCTGAAATCTTTAGCTAGAACAGACTATTTATTTCAAGAGACCTTCAGAGGGTTGCAGCGCGGCGGCTGGATGAATTGGGCTGCTATCAGCACGATGACGGTCTTACTTTTTTTGTTTGGGACTAGTCTGCAAGTGAGCTGGCAGGTTGAAGGAATGCTAAACCAGTTCGGTTCACAGCTGGTGATTTCAACCTATCTAGAAAGTGGCGTAGGTGCTGACACTTTGACTGAACAGGTGAGTCAGTTGCCGGGCGTTGTCAGTGTAGAAGCGGTAAGCAGGGAGCAGGCTTGGTCACAGCTAACTTCGGACTTAGGACTGTCTAATATCTCGAACGCGATTGATCAGCTCAATGGTAATCCACTGGTTGACGAGCTGAAGGTAAAAGCTAGAGATACCCAGCAGGTTCCTCAGCTGGCAGCGACACTAAAGAATTTACCTGGCGTCGATGAAGTGCTGTATGTAAGTGAAATGATTCAGCAGCTTCGAGATCTTAATATAGGATTGCAATGGGCAAGTCTTGTGGTGGTGAGCCTGCTGAGTATTGCCGCGACCACAGTGGTGACGACGACAATTCGGCTGATTGCGATCGCCCGCCGGCAGGAAATCGAGGTCATGCAGTTAGTCGGTGCCACTCGTATCTGGATTTACCTACCATTTCTTATTCAGGGGGCGGTCTTTGGCATCATTGGTGCTGGCGGTGCGTGGGGTCTCTTACTTGCGGCTCAACAAGGCTTAAGATCTGTATCTACTGGTAACGGTCAACCTAGCTTCATCGAATTTTTAGCGAACGGTCTCCAGCTCTCATCTCACCAATGGATGGTACTACCTTGCTCATTAGTGCTACTAGGCACCGGACTAGGGGTGCTAGGCAGCCTGTTAGCCGTCGAAAAAGCTGTCGCAGCAAGATAG
- the def gene encoding peptide deformylase: MAAVIDVEKKKLKKPPLTVHQMGDRVLRQPAKRVAKIDNALRDLVRKMLQTMYSEDGIGLAAPQVGVNKQLLVIDADPENEAASALVLVNPKIIRYSDELAAGQEGCLSIPGVYLDVIRPAAIEVSFKDENGRPRKLKADDLLARVIQHEMDHLNGVLFVDRVENTIALNQELQKNGFAIKHVQKVK, from the coding sequence ATGGCCGCAGTCATCGACGTTGAAAAGAAAAAGCTGAAGAAACCGCCGCTCACCGTTCACCAGATGGGCGATCGTGTCCTCCGCCAGCCCGCCAAACGGGTTGCCAAGATAGACAACGCTCTGCGCGATCTTGTCCGCAAGATGCTGCAGACAATGTATAGCGAGGACGGTATTGGCTTAGCTGCCCCTCAGGTTGGTGTGAATAAGCAGCTCCTCGTTATAGACGCTGACCCTGAAAATGAAGCGGCTTCAGCTCTGGTATTGGTCAACCCCAAAATTATTCGCTACAGTGACGAGCTAGCCGCTGGTCAGGAAGGTTGTCTGAGCATCCCGGGCGTCTATCTAGATGTAATTCGTCCTGCCGCCATAGAAGTTAGCTTCAAAGATGAGAATGGTCGACCCCGTAAGCTGAAGGCGGATGATCTGCTTGCTCGGGTGATTCAGCATGAGATGGATCACCTAAATGGTGTGCTGTTTGTAGATAGGGTGGAAAATACGATTGCGCTCAATCAGGAGCTGCAAAAGAACGGCTTTGCGATCAAACACGTTCAGAAAGTGAAATAG
- the ndk gene encoding nucleoside-diphosphate kinase — MEKSFIMIKPDGVQRGLVGDIISRFETKGFTLVGMKQMSVSRELAESHYAVHKERPFFSSLVEYIISAPVVAMVWEGEGVIASARKLIGATNPLEAEPGTIRGDYGITIGRNLIHGSDASETAQSEIKLWFGEDLCSWEPTMKPWLYE, encoded by the coding sequence GTGGAAAAAAGTTTCATCATGATCAAGCCCGATGGCGTTCAGCGGGGTTTGGTGGGCGATATCATCAGCCGGTTCGAGACGAAGGGATTTACCCTAGTGGGTATGAAGCAGATGTCTGTATCGCGTGAATTGGCTGAGTCTCACTATGCTGTGCATAAAGAGCGGCCTTTCTTCAGTAGTTTGGTTGAATACATCATCTCAGCACCGGTCGTAGCTATGGTTTGGGAAGGTGAAGGTGTAATTGCTTCTGCCCGCAAGCTGATCGGCGCAACCAATCCTTTAGAGGCTGAACCAGGAACGATTCGCGGTGATTACGGCATTACGATTGGCCGCAACCTAATTCATGGCTCCGATGCATCCGAAACCGCACAAAGCGAGATCAAGCTATGGTTTGGTGAAGACCTATGTAGCTGGGAGCCCACTATGAAGCCCTGGTTGTACGAATAA
- a CDS encoding MgPME-cyclase complex family protein, whose translation MTTYYFIAASQRFLLEEEPFAEVLEERYRQYQSQEKEPDFWLIKQPAFLEAPELAEVKEKCPQPVAAVVSTDKTFITWLKLRLEYVAKGEFEAPSETIPHPLASLETAA comes from the coding sequence ATGACAACCTACTACTTCATAGCTGCTAGCCAGCGCTTTTTACTTGAAGAAGAGCCCTTCGCGGAGGTTCTAGAAGAGCGTTACCGCCAGTACCAGTCACAAGAGAAAGAACCTGACTTTTGGCTAATCAAACAACCTGCGTTTCTAGAGGCGCCCGAACTAGCTGAAGTCAAAGAAAAGTGCCCTCAGCCTGTAGCTGCTGTGGTCTCTACTGACAAAACATTTATTACTTGGCTAAAGCTTCGCCTAGAATATGTTGCCAAGGGCGAATTTGAAGCGCCTTCTGAGACTATTCCCCATCCGCTAGCCTCTTTGGAAACCGCCGCTTAA
- a CDS encoding divergent PAP2 family protein has translation MQDFSDVFQNHVLWVALVACLSAQALKLVFEFVQHRSINPKVLVETGGMPSAHSALVTALACGVGQTIGWSTPAFAVTSVFAVIVMYDAAGVRQAAGKQAKILNQILDELFQEHSEFNEDRLKELLGHTPVQVIVGAMLGVLVAWLSTPGWLS, from the coding sequence ATGCAGGACTTCAGCGACGTTTTTCAAAATCATGTGCTTTGGGTGGCCCTTGTCGCCTGTCTTTCAGCTCAAGCCCTCAAACTAGTGTTCGAATTCGTCCAGCACCGCTCCATCAATCCTAAGGTCTTAGTCGAAACTGGCGGTATGCCTAGCGCCCATTCTGCATTAGTCACTGCCCTTGCCTGCGGGGTAGGTCAAACGATTGGCTGGAGCACACCTGCTTTTGCAGTGACCTCGGTGTTTGCTGTAATCGTAATGTACGACGCTGCAGGGGTGCGGCAAGCAGCAGGCAAGCAAGCTAAGATCCTCAACCAAATTCTAGATGAGCTGTTTCAAGAGCATTCAGAATTTAATGAAGATCGACTGAAAGAACTACTTGGCCATACGCCTGTACAGGTGATTGTCGGTGCGATGCTAGGGGTGCTAGTAGCTTGGCTATCTACCCCTGGCTGGTTGAGTTAG
- the crtE gene encoding geranylgeranyl diphosphate synthase CrtE — protein MATTNLDSPSTFDLKSYLSDRSCQVEAAIDAALPVVYPEQIYEAMRYSLLAGGKRLRPILCLATCEMLGASANIAMPTACALEMVHTMSLIHDDLPAMDDDDYRRGKLTNHKVYGEGVAVLAGDALLTYAFEHIATQTPQGSDGADPQHILKVVAQLGRAVGAEGLVGGQVVDLASEGTLVDEETLTFIHMHKTAALLEVSVTSGAMLAGASEAVVDRLRRYAQRIGLAFQIVDDVLDITSTPETLGKSIGKDIAAQKATYPSLWGLEESQRKAEQLVADAISELSEFGEGAQPLVAIAQFITARTH, from the coding sequence ATGGCGACCACCAATCTCGATAGCCCCAGCACTTTCGATCTCAAAAGCTATCTTAGCGATCGCTCCTGCCAGGTTGAAGCCGCAATCGATGCAGCTTTGCCAGTAGTCTATCCCGAACAGATCTATGAGGCTATGCGTTACTCCTTGCTAGCTGGGGGCAAACGACTACGGCCGATTCTATGTCTGGCGACCTGTGAGATGCTTGGCGCTAGTGCGAATATTGCGATGCCCACTGCCTGTGCCCTAGAGATGGTCCATACCATGTCGCTGATTCATGACGATCTGCCTGCTATGGATGATGACGACTATCGCCGGGGCAAATTGACCAATCACAAAGTGTACGGTGAAGGGGTGGCGGTATTGGCCGGTGATGCCCTGCTGACCTATGCTTTCGAGCACATTGCAACCCAAACGCCGCAGGGCTCAGACGGCGCCGATCCACAACACATTTTAAAAGTAGTGGCGCAGCTCGGCCGGGCAGTGGGCGCAGAAGGGCTAGTCGGTGGGCAGGTGGTTGATCTAGCTTCAGAAGGAACGCTCGTCGATGAAGAGACACTGACATTCATTCATATGCACAAGACGGCGGCGCTGCTGGAAGTGTCGGTGACTAGTGGCGCCATGCTAGCCGGCGCATCCGAAGCTGTCGTCGATCGGCTGCGGCGATATGCTCAACGGATTGGACTGGCCTTTCAAATCGTCGATGATGTGTTGGATATCACTTCTACGCCTGAGACGTTAGGCAAATCTATCGGTAAAGATATTGCAGCTCAAAAGGCGACTTACCCTAGCCTATGGGGGTTAGAAGAATCTCAGCGGAAGGCCGAACAGCTAGTGGCCGATGCGATCTCAGAACTCTCAGAATTTGGCGAAGGGGCTCAGCCTTTAGTGGCGATCGCCCAGTTCATCACTGCTCGTACGCATTAG